The sequence below is a genomic window from Salinispira pacifica.
CTGAACTGATCGAGGCGTATTTAGGTACGTAACGAATACAACAAAAAGTGTATGAAAGCAGATGAATACCCGCTTCGGGCGGAAAAGCTGACACAAAACTCTAGGAGGAGTTTATGAAAAAGATTGCAATGGCAGTCATATTGATGGTGCTCGTGGCATTTGGTGCCTGGGCAAACGGTACCGGCGAAGGGGGCGCAGCCCAGGGTGTAACCGACAGTACCGTACTGGTGGGTAATGCCGCAGCAACCAGCGGTGCGCTGGCAGCCGTCGGTGTTCCATTCAATCAGGGTATTGAAGCATACTTCTCAATGGTCAACCAGGCCGGCGGGGTAGCAGGACGTACCATTGAATGGGTTCATTATGATGATGAGTTCGACGGTGCCCAGGGTCTTACCTACTCCCAGAGACTGGTGGAAGATGATCAGATCTTTGCCTTTGTAGGCCACTTCGGTACTCCCACGGTAGCCGCTACCCAGGAATATCTGGACACTGTAGGGATTCCCCGGGTGTACTATGCAACAGGTCTCCGGGCTCTGTTTGACCTGAAAGCCGAAGGCGGCGCACGGGCATCCTTTCCGGTTCAGCCCATATATGACGCCGAGGGTGAAGTAATGGTGGCCCGTGCAGTAGCCGACTTCGGTGCACAAAAGATCGGCGTGATCTACCCCAATGCAGATGACGGTAAGGGCCTTCTTGCGGGAATCGAACTTCGTGCGGGAAGTCTTGGTGTGGATATTGTTGCCAGCCAGGTTGCTCCCGATGCCAATGATATGAGTTCCGCCGCCCAGACGATTCTGAGCGAAGATGTGGATGTAGTACTGGTTGCTGCAAACCAGGTTCCGGCTGAAGTAGCCATCAAGGCACTTGCCGCAGCGGGTAACCAGGCTCCGGTGATTACAAGCTATGTAAATGCCGCACCTACCTTCGTAGAAGGGGTTCAGGAAGCCTTGAACTCATTCGATGTGTATGCCAATGCCTGGCTTCAGGTGGTGGATAACGACGGAAACCCCACAGAAGCTCTTCAGGAATTTGAATCACAGGTGGGCGAAATTGATCCCGCTCTTGCGGGCAACCCCTACGCTCAGGCGGGCTGGATTGCCGCAGCGGTGTTTGTACAGGGTCTGGAACGGGTAGGTAATGCTCCCCTGACCTGGGAAA
It includes:
- a CDS encoding ABC transporter substrate-binding protein, encoding MKKIAMAVILMVLVAFGAWANGTGEGGAAQGVTDSTVLVGNAAATSGALAAVGVPFNQGIEAYFSMVNQAGGVAGRTIEWVHYDDEFDGAQGLTYSQRLVEDDQIFAFVGHFGTPTVAATQEYLDTVGIPRVYYATGLRALFDLKAEGGARASFPVQPIYDAEGEVMVARAVADFGAQKIGVIYPNADDGKGLLAGIELRAGSLGVDIVASQVAPDANDMSSAAQTILSEDVDVVLVAANQVPAEVAIKALAAAGNQAPVITSYVNAAPTFVEGVQEALNSFDVYANAWLQVVDNDGNPTEALQEFESQVGEIDPALAGNPYAQAGWIAAAVFVQGLERVGNAPLTWENYIAAMEEAPVSIPLGGSVNFADGRRVGTQAMSLLKASYDDGPVWTVDQPLEPITEILD